GCCGATTCTCGACAGCCATGGCCGCTGAAAGCGGCGAACTCATTTACAGGCATGCGACTGACGCAGCCAATGGGGCCGCTCCGTTGTCAGGCAATGTGGCAGACTCTTCGAGAACAGGGCTATTCAGCCGCTTTTTGCAGCGCCTTCAGAGACGGCGCTCCTTTCAGCTTCTCCACTTGTTCAGCCACGACTTCAGCGCGCCGGGCCGCCTCCTGGCGTTCCCTGACTTTCGCCAGCAGAGTTGACTGATGCGCTTTGCGTAGCTTTTCAGCCATGGCTGAGTTGGGGCTTTGATCCGCTCCTGTAGATGCCATGTCTTCGGCAAATGAATTCAGCAGCCTCGTAAGCTCTGTGTCATCATGCGCCAGATTCTGCATCACCTGCTGGATTTCCGCAGGAGTGGCCACGGAGCCTGCCTTGATCTCTTTCTCTTTCACGCTGGGCCGGAACATCACTGCCAGCAATCCCCCCAGCAGCACACCCACCGCTCCTGCAGCCAGGATGACCTGCTTCTGTGGCATTCGAGCAGCCGGCTTTGTCTGCGCGGCAGGTTTCATGCTCGCGGCCATCAGCGGCCCCTTCAAGCCGGCGATTCTTCCTGAATCCAGCCCCAGCCCGAGATCGATGGCTATCGGCCTGGCCGGAGCAGCGCCCGGCTCCGCAGCCTGCTTCATTGCCACGTTGATGTGCGCACGAAATTCCGACGCATCCTGATAACGCTTTTCCGGATCAGGGTGCATGGCTCTGGCGATGATCTCGTCCCATCGCTTCGAAACTTGGGCAAACTCCGTGACCGAACGACGCGGCTCCTTGGGCACGGTGCCCGTCAGCATCTCATACAGCACCACACCTGCGGCATAAATATCCACCCGATGGTCCACCACGCTGCCGCCGCGGATCTCCGGCGCGGCATAATCCGGCGTGCCAAAGGGGTTCTCCTGCTCCGCCTCATCAGAAACAGGTCGCGCCAGGCCAAAGTCAGCCACTTTCACATGGTCAGCGTCATTCACCATGATGTTCCCCGGCTTGATGTCCCGGTGAATGATCTGGTGTTCATGCGCAAAGGTCAGCGCCTCGCACAGTTGCATCGCCAGGTTCGTCGCCTTTCTGAGTGAGAGCCCCCCTTTGTGAATCATCTCGTGAAGGGACCTCCCCTCAATCCATTCCATCACCAGATAAAGATGCCCTCCGGCTGTGATGCCAAAGTCATACACCCCGACGATGTTCGTGTGGTTCAGCTTCGCCATCGCGCGCGCCTCCACCTTGAAGCGGTCGGCAAATTCTTTTTCAGCCCCAAATTCGGGCGGCAGAATCTTCACAGCCACTCTACGATCCAAGCTCTCCTGATAGGCTTTGTACACCGCGCCCATGCCGCCACATGCCGCCAGTTTTTCAAATTGAAACTGCGGCAGATAGGCGTCCATCGCCTCCAGGCTGGGCACATCAAACGAAGGCTGTTCGTCAGGGGTCGACTCTTCGGGCATCTCCATACATACCCGCTTCTCACTCATGAGCGAGCAAAAAAATTCCGATGCTCCATTCTTAAAAATCTAACCCATATCCACAAGCCCTTCAAAAAAGCTCCACCACACTCCATTACTTCGCAGAAACCACTTCCTGCAGCGCTTTCAGCGAAGGTGCTGCAGTCAGTCTGGCCAGTTCAGCAGCCACGATCTCCGCACGCTTGGCCTCCTCCATTTTTCCGGCAGCCGCACGTTCACGCGCTTTTTGTGCCACGAGCTCGATCTGCGCTGCACGCATTTTCCGTGCAGCCTCGGTCGCAGTCGCCTGCATCGTTTCAAGCTGCGTATCATAGGCCTTGCGCAGGGTCTTGAGCACGGGCGGCCACGTCTCCTGCGGCACGTCCAGCGTTTCGCGATTGGCCACGTGAGATATCTCGCTCAGCAGATAATCACGCTGCTCTGGCTTGAGCCCTGTTAGGTTGCGCTGCAGCGCGGGAATGTACTTGGCCGCCAGATCACGCAGCTTCGGCTGGATGTCGATGTCCTCGTTCGCCCCCCATTCACTCGCAAATCCGGCCAGCATCTGCACCAATTCGGGGTCACTCTCACTCAGCTTCCGGATCATCTCCTCCGGTTTTTCCACGACTGGCTCTCCTTTCATCTCGGGCACGGGCGCAGCCTTCATTTCAGGCACGGGCGCAGTCGGCTCCAGCTTAGGCTCAGGCGCCGGCATCACCGCCACCATCTTCTTGGCCTCCGGTTCGGGTTCCTTGGGCTTCACCTCAGGCTTGGAATCCTCAGATTTAACCGCCTCCCTGACTGTCTGCTCAGCCTTCAGCTTCTCCGGCTGGGGCTTCGGTTTCGCTGGCTCGCTTTGGGTGTTCGCTGTTTCTTTTTCAGCAGGCACATCCGTCTTGTTCGTCCGTAGCGCAAAAAATCCGCCCACGACCACCACCGCCACTCCGATCAGTGCCAGATGCAGCGGCTGCAGAGGCATCGCTGGCTTGGGCTTCTCATCCACCGCCACCACGCTCACCGCCTGCGCTTGGTTGATCAGCAGGGCGATGTTTGCCCTCAGTTCGTTTGCGTCCTGAAACCGCAGGCTCTGGTCTGCATGCGTCGCTTTGTCGATCAGTTCATCCCACCGCTTCGACAGCGGCGCATACTCCTGCACAGACCTCCTCGGCTGCTGTGGCACACGCCCCGTCAGCATCTCATACAACACAATGCCCGCCGCAAAGATGTCCGCCCGCTGGTCCACCGATCCCTTGTTCAGAATTTCAGGCGCGGCGTAGTCCGGAGTGCCATACGGGTTTTCCTCCGCCTCTCCAGTGATCGGCCGCGCCAGCCCAAAGTCCGCCACCTTCACCTGCCCCTCCTCGTTCACCATGATGTTCCCAGGCTTGATGTCCCGGTGCAAAATTTTATGGTTGTGCGCATACGCCAGCGCCTCGCACAGCTGCATCGCCAGGCTCGCAGCCGTGCGCACCGGCACGCTGCCCTTGTGGATCATCGTGTGCAGCGTCGGTCCCTCCACCCACTCCATCACCAGGTAGAGGTGCCCCGCACGTGTGATCCCAAAGTCATACACCGCCACGATGTGCGTGTGGTTCAGTTTCGCCATCGCCCGCGCCTCAGCCTTGAACCTCTCCGCAAAGTCCTCCTGCATGCCAAACTCAGGCGGCAGGATCTTGATTGCCACCGGTCTTTCCAGGCTCACCTGCCTGGCTCGATACACCGCTCCCATCCCGCCAAACGCAGCCAGCTTTTCAAACTCATACTGCGGCAGCAGTGCGCCCATCTCTTCCACAGAGGGGACTTCAAACGGGGGCTGATGATGTGCGTGGCTCTCTTCGGACATGAACTAAAACGGCGAATTTTCGATCCAGCGGCTCACGCTTTCAGTAGCGTGCTCCGTGCCGGAACTTCAGCGAGTTTACGCCCTGACTTATTCAGTTCCTGCAATGTACCATTGCACATCATCCTCCCAATGGGCAGCACAAAAAGAGACTTCGCATGAAAAGCGACGGCTCATTATGCCCCTGTGTGGTACTTTTGTTCCCCCCCATGCGCCAGCCCGTGTTCTTGGCGCAGATTATGCATAGGAAGAGTGTCAGCGCCAAATCCCCCGGTGCATGCCAGTCGAATGCGACGTCACCCCTTGAAACTTCACCTTCTTCTTTTATGCCACACTCACCTGTCTCCGAAGAAAAACTCGTCGGCTTCCCTGCTCGCTGCCAGTCCCTTCGTCAAAAGCTCCGTGTCTCCAGGCCCGAGCTCGCCAGCTGGCTCGGTGTCGGCCGCAGCTATGTCAGTGTCATGGAAAAAGGCCGCCTTGCCCCATCCCGCCCCGTATTTCAGTTGATCGAAAAACTTGAGGCTGCCGCCAACTTGAAACAGCTCGCCATGCACATGCCCCAGCCTGACACCACAGCCACCCCTTCCCCGGTCATGTCAGGCCTCCCACCGGAAGCCATTGCGGCTCTGGACCGCCTGGTGCAGTCCGAAGAAGAAGCCCCCTCAGCCCTCGCTCCTGTCACAGCCCCTGCCATGCCCGAAGAAATGCCCGTCACTCGCGAGAAAAACGCCTTCGCTCTCCGCGTCGCCGCCCTCCGTGCCAAAATGGGCGTCACCCGTCCAAAGCTAGCCCAGCGCCTCGGTGTCTCCCGCCAGTACGTCACCAAGATCGAAAACGGCGCGCACGCTTCCCTGCCTGTCATCAAGCTCATCGAAAAACTTGAGGCCGAGATCCTCAATGGCACTACATCCAGCTCGGAGCCCACTGTTCACGACACCCCCTCCGCAGCCCTCTCAGCGGCACCTGCCATTCAGCCTGCCGCTGTCATTGAAGCCCCCGCAGGAGCACCATCTCCGCCGCTTCCTCCCTCCATCCCCGCAGCCCCGGTCTCCGGCATGCCCCGCATCAGCGCGCTTCCGGTCCTCACCATTCCCGCCGCACGCGATCTCACCGCCCCCAGCCTCGCCGCCTTTGCCGCCACCGAGCACTTCGCCTTCAGCGTCACAGATCCGGATGCCTTCGCCATGCGCCTCGCTGGAGACGCCATGCTCCCTCAGCATCACGATGGCGAGCTCGCCATCCTCTATCCCAACACCGCCCCCCATACCGGCAACCGCGTCATCGCCCGTCTCAGCGACAGCCTCGGCGGCGACATCCTCTTCCGCATTTACAGCACCGCCGACCACGGCCACTCCATCGTCCTCTCCAGTCTCAATCCCCTCTACCCTCCCGTCACCCTCACCCCTGACGAGATCGCCTGGATCTACCCCGTCGCCACCACCGTCCGCCAGATGCTCCTATGATTGCCTCCGGCCAGTCAGCAATTTTCAGCTCTCACTTCCCCGTTTAGAACCACACCGTCCCCTTGCCCTTCTCCGCCCTTGGCGCGAATAAGAGCCCATGCTCTTCCGCATCCTCGCCCTCATCCTTTCTGCCGCATCCCTCTCCCTCGCCGCAGACATCCACCTCTCCCCTGCGGGCTCTATTTCCACCCCGCAGGCAGCTCGCGATGCCGCGCGTGCTGCCACCAAGCCCGTACGCATTCTCGTAGCACCTGGCACCTACCCTCTCACCGAGCACCTCACCCTCAGCGCTGAAGACTCCCAGGTCACCTGGTCCGGCAACGACGCCACCTTCACCGCAGGCAAGCCCATCACCGGTTGGCAAAAAGCAGACGGCGGCCTCTGGAAAGCCACGCTTCCCGACAAAGCCTGGACCTTCGAGCAGCTCTGGATCAATGGCCGCCGCGCCACCCTCGCCCGCTCGCCCAACAAAGGCTACTACCACATCACCGAAGCCGTCGGCGCAGGCGTGTTCCCTGACCTCAAGGAGAACATGAACTTCCACGCCTTCTCCGTGGCGCAGGAGCAGTACGAAGTCCTCAAATCCATTCCGCCTGCAGAACGCGATCACGTCCTCCTCACCGTCACCCACGCCTGGGCCGTCGGCCAGTGCCGCATCAAAGACCTCAACGACGAAACCCTCGCCGTCCGGATCAAAGGCTGCTCCCGCTACCCCTTTGTCGAGTTCGAGCCCGATCAGCGCTGGTGGGTTGAAAACTTCCGCGCCGCCCTTGATGCCCCCGGCGAGTGGTTCCTCGACCGCGCCAAAGGCGAAGTCCTCTACCTCCCACTCCCCGGCGAAGACATGACCAAGGCTGAAGTCATCGCCCCCGTTACCGACAAATTCCTCTCCATTAAAGGCGCGCACGACGTTAGCTTCGAAGGCATCTCCTTCCAATACAGCAATCATCTCTACCCCGCCGAAGGCCTGCACGACACCCAGGCCGCCACCACCACCCAGGGCAGCATCGAGATCGAAGACAGCGCCCGCCTTCACTTCACCCATTGCGACATCGCCCACACCGGCCTCCACGCCATCTGGTTTAAAAACGGCTGCTCTGATTCCACCGTCAACCACTGCCACCTGCACGACCTCGGCGGCGGTGGCGTTTACGTCGGCGAAATCGCACGCCCCGCCGACGAGCGAGTGAATCACCACATCACCATCTCAGACTCCATCATTCAGCACGGCGGCCGCCTCCACCCCAGCGCCTGCGGCGTCGTCTTCACTCACACCCAGCACTGCACCGTCAGCCACTGCGACATCGCAGACTTCTACTACACCGGCGTCAGCGCTGGGTGGAACTGGGGCTACGGCGACACCGCCTCCCGCGAGACCACCGTCGAAAACAACCACATCCACCACCTCGGCTGGGCCTACCTCAGCGACATGGGCGGCTACTACGGCCTCGGCACGTCTCCCGGCACTATCATTCGTGGCAATCACGTCCACCACGTCGCCAGCCATCGCTACGGCGGCTGGGGCCTCTACAATGACGAAGGCAGCGCCGACACCCTCATGGAAAACAACCTCGTGCACGACACCTGGAACGCAGGCTTCCATCAGCACTACGGCTACTTCAACACCGTCCGAAACAACATCTTCGCCTTCGGCCACACCGCGCAGATCCAGGCCTCCCGCAATGAGGCCCGCCTCCGCTTCCGCTACATGAACAACATCGTCGTCTGGGACCCCGCGTCCCCCCTCCTCGACGGTGGCGAATGGAACTGGAAATTCTTCGACAAAACCGAGCGCGGCGATCCCAAAGACAGCCTCGTCTTCCGCAAAAACCTCTACTGGCCCACCGATGGAAAAATCCCCGCCACGCTCACCAAAACCCACTTCACCTGGGACGAGTGGCGCAAGATGGGCCGCGACAAGGAAAGCCTCTTTGCCGATCCCCTTTTCGAAGACCTCGCCGCACGCGACTTCCGGCTCAAGCCCAACTCCCCCGCCGAAAAGATCGGCTTCAAACCCTGGGACCTCACCCTAGCTGGCGTCCGCAAAACCGACCCCGCATGGCGCGACCTCGCTGCCAAGGGCCACACCTACCCCACCTGGGACACCGACGCCAAACCCTGGCCCGCCCCACCCTACAAGGTCGATCAAAACTTCGAGCACGCCGGCCTCGGCACCCTCGGAATCCGCGGTGCCAAATACACCCACGAAAACAAAGGCGAATCCATCGGCGTCACCGACGAAACCTCCTCCCCCATCACTCCAGGCTCCAAGCGCAGCCTGAAAGTGCAAGACGCCCCCGGCCTCAGTAAAAGCTACAACCCCGTCCTCGACATCTACCCCACCACCTGGGACACCCCCGGCACCTTCCATGCCGAGTTCGACGTCATGGCCCAGCCCGGTGCCGACTGGTTCTTCGAAATGCGTGGCAAAAACCTCGACTTCGGCAACGGCCCCTACCTCCGCTGGCAGAAAGACCAGCTCGCCGCCAGCACCGATGGCAAAGTCCAGCTCATCAAAATCCCTGCTGGTGAATGGTTCCGCGTCTCCATCACCGCCTCCACCGGCGCTGGCAAATGGTCCCTAGAAATCACCCGCCAGGACGGCACCAAACACGCCTACCCCGACCTCGCCTGCAAGCCCGCTTGGTCAAACGCTGGCTACCTCCTCTTCAGCGCCCTCGGCACCACCCAGACCGCCTTCTTCATCGACAACCTCAAGCTCGAGCAGCTCAAGTAATCACTCGGCACCACACCTGCATTGCTGTCTGCATTTGCACCCAAGATTCCACTGCACGCTGACGCGTTGGTTGATCACTCTGGATGCAGGCCAAACATCTGCAGCACCACGCGCAGCATGTCCCCCGCCTTGGTACGATAGGGGCGCTCAGGGCGCAGGATAGCCCAGTCACGCTGACGCCCGATGGCGGCCAGGCTGCCTGAAGGATGAATGAGCACACCATAGCCCGCGTATTCCAGCAGCGGCAGATCCGCCGCGCTGTCTGAATAGCTCCAGCAGTTGGCGCGCTCCTTCTCCGTCAGCTCGGTCAACCCTGGCACGGCCTCCTCCATCGCCACGATCTTGGCCTCATGCTTGTTGTTACCCGTTACCAGCCTCGGCATACCAGGAAATTTTCGACCGATCTCAAAACGAGTGGCAATGCAGTAGTCAAACCCCAGCACATGCGCGATCTCGCGCGCATAAAAATCCGGGCTCGCCGTATTCAGCACCAGAATGCGGTTTTGATGCTTGTGTCGCAGGATCTCCGCGCGCAGGTCCGGATAGGCCCAGCGCGGCACGCACACGCTGGCAAACTCATGCGCATACTCCGCCAGGCGCTCGCGCGACATCCCGCGCAGGTAGCTCAAAAAGGCGCGCTTGGCGGTGGCCGTGCTCACCAGCCCGCAGGCACGCCCCAGCGCCACTGGCACAAAGAGCGCATGCAGCAGCACCCGCCACGGCTCACGATGCAGCACAAAATTGCAGAACAGCGCCTGCGTGTCGAACGGCAGCAGCGTGTGATCGAGATCAAAAAAGGCGTAAGAGCGTGCGGGCATCACGCCCGAGCCTAGCCTCAGGTTTCCATCTGGCAAAACATTCCCAGCCTTGACGGATGCCTGCACGGACGGCACATTGCACGCCCCTTCCCCCCAAAACCTGATCTCATGGCCCAAGAAACCACTCTCATCCTGCTGAAACCCGACTGCGTGGCACGCGGCATCAATGGCGAAGTCCTCAAGCGCCTGGAAGACGAAGGGTTCCGCATCCGTGGCTGCAAAATGATCCAGCTGACCGATGAGCTGCTCAAGGAGCACTACTCACACATCGCCGACAAGCCTTTCTTCCCCGACGTGGCCAGCTTCATGAAGAGCAAGCCCGTCATCGCCGTGGCCATTGCTGGAGAAAACATCATCTCCCACGTTCGCGACCTCCTCGGCCCTACGGACTCCAAGGCCGCCCCCAAGGGCACCATCCGCGGCGACTTCGGCACCGACAAGATGACCAATGTTGTCCATGCCTCCGACTCCCCCGAGGCCGCTGCCGTGGAGCTGAAGCGCTTTTTCAAAGAAGGCGAGATTTTCAGCTATTGAGCCGCGCGTAATGCAGCCTACACTCCGCCCGGCTCAGGCACACTGCCCGAAGCCGATGTGGTGAAATGGTAAACACAGCGGACTTAAAATCCGCTGGGAGGCAACTCCCTTGCCGGTTCGAGTCCGGCCATCGGCACGGGTGTGGCGCACACGCAAAGCATGTGCCATCACCATCCCTGTGCCCGCTGCATGCTCTGGCGTGCGCAAAATCCGAGTGGGCAAAACCGCCCGCCCAGGTGTGCACGGAGCACGCCCACCCTTTCTTCCGCTACTGAGCAGGAGAGCTTGCATGGGGTGCTTCATGCTCCCCCACAGAGGGAAGCATGCCCGGTCTAGTGGAAACCATTATTCCAAAATTGCGGCCCACCACGAGGCACCGGCTGCGGACGTTCACGAGCTCACGTACCGTAGCTGACGACAATATCGGATTCCTTTTGGCATGGCAGGATAGGCCCCGTGAACACGAACCTCAAACGCGCCACTGACATCATGAGCACGACCACTTCCTTCTCTGTTGCAACCTCCCCTTCTCACACCAGCCCCCGCCAGCGCTTCATCCAGAACCTGGCCGAGAGCGAGCTCTTCCAGCACTACCAGAAAGCCTTTCACACGCTTACCAGCCTGCCACTGAGCCTGGAAGCCGTCCGCGAAGAAAGCCCCGTCGAAAAGATCGTCACCCGCCAGGGAGTGGCCGGAGTGGTGGAAACCCAGGTGCCCGTCCGTGTGGGTAAAAACACCATCGCTGTCATGCTCACCGGCGGTGTTCGCCTCCAGCCCGCCAATGCAGACACCTTCGCCCCGGTCGCCAAGGCTCTTCTGGACGACGGTCGCTCCGCCACGGAAATCCGCAGCGCACAGGTCCACTTTGAACATGTGCCCGTGATGGAACCCTCCCGCTACGAGGCAGCCGTGGCCATCCTTCAGTCCTTCGCTCTTCAGCTTGGCGACAGCGCCCACCGCATGCTCTTCGCCACCGCCACCCATGAGCCTGAGGCCGTGCGCAATGCCAAGTCCTTCATTCACAATCACCTTGCCGAGCCCATGTCTCTCGAAGCCGTGGCCAGCGCCGTGAACGTCAGCCCCTTCCACTTCTGCAAGCTCTTCAAGCGCGCCACCGGCCTGACCTTCACCGACTTCGTGAACCGCGCCCGCGTGGAAAAAGCCAAGCGCATGCTCATGAAGCCCGCCGCCCGCATCACCGAAGTGGCCTACGATGTCGGCTTCCAGAGCCTGTCCCACTTCAACCGCAGCTTCCGCCGCATCGCGGATGAATCCCCCACAGAATTCCGCAGCCGCATGAAGCACGGCAGCCCGGCCCTGATGGCCGCCTAAAATTTGTCGCCATGCGCACCGCACTGCGGTGTTTCGACGACAACAGCCCCGGAGAGGACGCCTGAGCGCGTTGGGCCCATCCTTTCCGGGGTTTTTTGTGCCCGCGCACCGCGCCTGCGCCGATGCGGATGCACTTGACCCACCCCCGCCCCCTGCGCACACTCGCCCCTCACTCTCACTCCAGACACCCAACCCTCTTTTTAGTTGTCCCATGAACCGGAAAATTCGTTATGGCATGATCGGCGGCGGACGCGGCGCCTTCATCGGCGGCGTTCATCGCATCGCAGCATCTATCGACCAGCAGATCGAACTCGTCTGCGGCGCCTTTTCCTCTGACCCCCAGCGTTCCAAGGACAGCGGCGCTGACTTTTTCCTCCCCCCTGAGCGCTGCTACGGAAACTTCGAAGAAATGATCCGCACCGAGTCCGCTCTGCCTGCAGACAAGCGCATGGACTTCGTTTCCATCGTCACCCCCAACCACCTGCACTTCCCCGCCGCCAAGGCCGCGCTGGAGGCCGGTTTCCATGTCCTCTCCGACAAGCCCGCCACCTTCAACCTCGCTCAGGCCAAGGAACTGGCCCAGATCGTCAAGGCCACCGGCAAGCTCTACGGCGTCACCTACAACTACACAGGCTACCCGCTCATGCGTCAGGCCCGCCAGATGATCGAGGAAGGCAAGCTCGGAGAAATCCGCAAAGTCGTCGTCGAATACCCCCAGGGCTGGCTCGCCACCATGCTGGAAAACACCGGCCAGAAGCAGGCCGCCTGGCGTGTGGACCCCGCCATCTGCGGTGCCGCCGGCTGCATGGGGGACATCGGCACCCACGCCATCAATCTCGCCGAATACGTCACCGGCCTCCACATCAAGGAGCTGGCCGCTGACCTCACCATCTTCCTGGCCAAAGAAGGCCGCCGCCTGGAGGACGACGGCAACGTCCTCCTCCGCTTCACCAATGGTGCCAAGGGCGTGCTGCACTCCAGCCAGATCAGCATCGGCTGCGAAAACAATCTCAGCCTCCGCGTTTACGGCTCCTTGGGCGGCATCGAATGGTCCCAGCTGGATCCGAATACGATGATTGTCACCTCACTCGACAAGCCAAAGCAGATCTACCGCACCGGCCTGGGCTACCTCGGCAGCGCAGCAGGCGCCGCCACCCGCACCCCCTCCGGCCATCCCGAAGGCTACTTGGAAGGCTTTGCCAACATCTACCGCAACTTCGCCAACCACGTCCGCGCCGTCATCAACGGCACACAGCCCAACCCGCTGGACATGGACTACCCCACCATCGAGGAAGGCGTGGCTGGCATGGCCTTCATCGAAGCCGTCGTCGCCTCCTCCGCCGCCAACGCTGCCTGGACCCCGCTGGACTACACCCCCACACCACGCGCCAAATACGGCGACGCCTCCCTCAACAGCGACCGCGGCGGCCTCTCCTAACTGGCACACGATCACCCACCCACGGGGAGAACGGGCGCATCGCCTGTTCCCCCCTTTTTCTGGACTTGTCCCAAAAGCTAGCCACCGGTCCTCCCACGCAGCAGCTTGTAAGTGTAAAAGAGCGCACGCCCCAGCAGGGTCTTCGGCGGCGAGGGCTTTCTCTTCACCGGCCGTGGCGGCACAGGCGACGTATTGATCTCATAAGTCTTCGCGCTCTCTCCGGGAAATCCACGGAAGATGCCGCTCGCATCCACATGCTCGGCAAACTCTTCAAACCCCATGTTTCCGATGGAAAGATTGTTTTCGATCGCCTGAATTCGTGTCGGCAATGCACGAAAGACGCGGCCCGGCTCATTCAAAAAATCCATCACCAGCAGCGGCTGTTCCGAGTCTGAAAAGGTGATGCTGTCCGCCACGATAATGAACCCGTGCTGGCTGCGCACAGCCATGCTGGAGCACAGCATCTCGGGGTTCACACCTGCAAAAGCCGGATCTTCCACAAAGCTCACATGCGCCAGAAAGCCGTCCCGACCGATGGGGCTGGAAATGAGACTGCACAA
This sequence is a window from Prosthecobacter vanneervenii. Protein-coding genes within it:
- a CDS encoding Gfo/Idh/MocA family protein, translated to MNRKIRYGMIGGGRGAFIGGVHRIAASIDQQIELVCGAFSSDPQRSKDSGADFFLPPERCYGNFEEMIRTESALPADKRMDFVSIVTPNHLHFPAAKAALEAGFHVLSDKPATFNLAQAKELAQIVKATGKLYGVTYNYTGYPLMRQARQMIEEGKLGEIRKVVVEYPQGWLATMLENTGQKQAAWRVDPAICGAAGCMGDIGTHAINLAEYVTGLHIKELAADLTIFLAKEGRRLEDDGNVLLRFTNGAKGVLHSSQISIGCENNLSLRVYGSLGGIEWSQLDPNTMIVTSLDKPKQIYRTGLGYLGSAAGAATRTPSGHPEGYLEGFANIYRNFANHVRAVINGTQPNPLDMDYPTIEEGVAGMAFIEAVVASSAANAAWTPLDYTPTPRAKYGDASLNSDRGGLS
- a CDS encoding DUF6924 domain-containing protein, which gives rise to MKQLPETEHPIVLRSDFSDDQAWSRLCSLISSPIGRDGFLAHVSFVEDPAFAGVNPEMLCSSMAVRSQHGFIIVADSITFSDSEQPLLVMDFLNEPGRVFRALPTRIQAIENNLSIGNMGFEEFAEHVDASGIFRGFPGESAKTYEINTSPVPPRPVKRKPSPPKTLLGRALFYTYKLLRGRTGG